The segment ATCAGAAAAACCGCTGCTTTTGCCCACTGCAATGTTTCATTGCAGTAGTAAATAATTAATGAAAATCGCATTAATAATTTACTAAATTTCCAATAAAAGGTTCGCGCAAAGATCAAGGTAGAAGCTGCTGACTAGTTAGCGAGGGTATAATGGACTTGAACATGTTGGAATCAATGTTGACGCAAAAAAGATATGGTAAGATATATAAAAAAATATTAATAAACTATGCAAAAGTTTTAAATGAACAGGGCTTACCTGTGATTTTTGATAATAAACATCTATCCCTACTAATGGGGATTGAAAGTAATATACTAGGTCATTATATTATTAATTCGAATAAATTTTATAAGGAATATCAAATAGCTAAATCGAATGGATCTTTAAGAACTATTTCAACGCCTAGCTATAATATGAAAACATTACAAAGATGGGTACTTGACAATGTTTTATCTTCTTTTCCTATTCATTCTAATGCATTTGGATTTGTAAAGGGAAGGAATATTAAAGACAATGCTTTAATGCATACTAAAAAAAAAATAGTTTTTAATTTAGATATTAAAAATTTTTTCCCTACTATAAAATTTGATCGTGTATTCTATATGTTTTACCATCGTGGATATACCAAAGAACTATCCTATACCCTAACTGCATTAACTACTTTTAATGGTTCGCTACCCCAAGGAGCCCCAACCAGCCCATATATCGCAAATATTATTTGCCGAAGAATGGATAAAAGATT is part of the Paenibacillus sp. FSL M7-0420 genome and harbors:
- a CDS encoding retron St85 family RNA-directed DNA polymerase — encoded protein: MLESMLTQKRYGKIYKKILINYAKVLNEQGLPVIFDNKHLSLLMGIESNILGHYIINSNKFYKEYQIAKSNGSLRTISTPSYNMKTLQRWVLDNVLSSFPIHSNAFGFVKGRNIKDNALMHTKKKIVFNLDIKNFFPTIKFDRVFYMFYHRGYTKELSYTLTALTTFNGSLPQGAPTSPYIANIICRRMDKRLLALSKNMNADYSRYADDITISGDENIREYIETIKSIIINEGFDINYKKLRLQADNSMQEVTGLIVNEDVKVKRKYKKRLEQHIYYCKKFGVYSHLKKIGLESKSYFKEYLYGMANFIKMIEPDEGLEFIKKLDEIYWGN